A genome region from Aurantiacibacter sp. MUD61 includes the following:
- the panC gene encoding pantoate--beta-alanine ligase: protein MQTITTIVNLREAVDELRSSGSVALVPTMGALHDGHLTLMREAAKHADHVVASIFVNPRQFGPNEDLDAYPRQLAEDSSKLEGEGVALLWHPGLEAMYPDGYSTNISVSGVSAGLCGADRPGHFDGVATVVCKLFNQVRPDMAFFGEKDWQQLAVIRRMARDLDLSFPHVDAIHGVPTVREADGLAMSSRNAYLSPEEREAAATLPRAMKEAIARILDGQEVTPTLGMLEDQLLGAGFASVDYAELRDADSVALLDKDNGNARLFVAARIGKPRLIDNMAVA, encoded by the coding sequence ATGCAAACCATCACGACAATTGTTAATCTCCGCGAAGCTGTGGATGAATTGCGCAGCTCAGGAAGCGTGGCGCTGGTGCCCACGATGGGCGCACTGCACGATGGCCACCTGACCCTGATGCGCGAAGCGGCAAAACATGCGGATCATGTGGTCGCATCGATCTTCGTTAATCCGCGCCAGTTCGGCCCGAATGAGGATCTCGACGCATATCCGCGCCAACTGGCTGAAGATTCTTCAAAACTGGAAGGCGAAGGCGTCGCGCTGCTGTGGCACCCGGGTTTGGAGGCGATGTACCCGGACGGATATTCGACGAACATTTCGGTTTCCGGCGTCAGTGCTGGCCTGTGCGGTGCGGACCGGCCCGGCCATTTCGACGGCGTTGCGACGGTGGTGTGCAAGCTCTTCAACCAGGTGCGCCCGGACATGGCCTTCTTCGGAGAAAAGGACTGGCAGCAACTCGCGGTCATCCGCCGGATGGCACGCGATCTCGACCTGTCCTTCCCGCACGTCGATGCCATTCACGGTGTGCCGACCGTGCGCGAGGCGGACGGTTTGGCGATGAGCAGCCGCAATGCGTATCTCTCGCCAGAGGAGCGCGAAGCCGCCGCCACCCTGCCGCGCGCCATGAAAGAAGCGATCGCCCGGATTCTCGACGGGCAAGAAGTCACCCCCACGCTCGGCATGCTGGAAGACCAGCTGCTCGGCGCGGGCTTCGCATCCGTCGATTATGCCGAGCTGCGCGATGCGGACAGCGTAGCATTGCTCGATAAAGACAATGGCAATGCGCGCCTCTTTGTCGCTGCGCGGATCGGCAAGCCGCGGCTGATCGACAATATGGCGGTCGCATGA
- a CDS encoding division plane positioning ATPase MipZ — MTTPHRIVFANEKGGTGKSTTAVHVAVALAYQGAKVAALDLDTRQATFFRYCENRADTQKRRNTQLPGPVFDRCHGDTIEALEEEAARISEGADFMIFDTPGRDDPFARHAAASADTLVTPMNDSFVDFDLIGQVDAETFKVRKLSFYAELIWEARIKRSRAQIDENRREMDWVVVRNRTGYADARNQRRIDQALTELSKRVGFRPVQGMSERVIYRELFPSGLTLLDKGHLGELGTSHLVARQELRNLVQNLRLPMPGKPEAGEPVRPITEPAKEPA; from the coding sequence GTGACTACCCCCCATCGCATTGTCTTTGCCAATGAAAAGGGCGGAACGGGCAAATCGACCACCGCTGTGCACGTGGCCGTGGCGCTCGCCTATCAGGGCGCGAAAGTCGCAGCGCTCGATCTCGACACGCGGCAGGCGACTTTCTTCCGCTATTGCGAGAACCGCGCCGATACGCAGAAGCGCCGCAACACGCAGCTGCCGGGGCCCGTGTTCGATCGCTGCCATGGCGATACGATCGAGGCGTTGGAAGAGGAGGCGGCGCGCATCAGCGAAGGCGCGGACTTCATGATCTTCGATACGCCGGGGCGCGATGATCCCTTCGCGCGCCATGCCGCGGCGAGTGCCGATACGCTGGTGACGCCGATGAACGACAGTTTCGTCGATTTCGACCTGATCGGGCAAGTCGATGCCGAGACCTTCAAGGTTCGCAAGCTGTCCTTCTATGCCGAGCTGATCTGGGAAGCGCGGATCAAGCGCAGCCGCGCGCAGATCGACGAGAACAGGCGCGAGATGGACTGGGTCGTGGTGCGCAACCGCACCGGCTATGCCGATGCGCGTAACCAGCGGCGCATCGATCAGGCGCTGACAGAGCTTTCCAAGCGTGTCGGTTTCCGCCCGGTGCAGGGGATGAGCGAGCGCGTGATTTACCGCGAGCTGTTTCCCAGCGGGCTGACGCTGCTCGACAAGGGGCATCTGGGTGAACTCGGCACCAGCCACCTCGTCGCGCGGCAGGAATTGCGCAACCTGGTTCAGAATTTGCGCCTGCCGATGCCGGGAAAGCCTGAGGCGGGCGAGCCGGTGCGACCAATTACCGAGCCAGCGAAAGAGCCCGCCTGA
- a CDS encoding tyrosinase family protein, translating to MSNTPFTIDRRGAMGSALAAGIALTLPGCADAEAEAETEELASTTATYTRYSVFSPEGQAQLATYAEAITAMLALPATDPRNWYRQAMIHLIDCPHGNWWFFNWHRPFLGYFEQICREVTGDQTFALPYWDWTANPELPPEFYGPTTAPNALDPTSSLFYADSATFMSNMDAAVDAFWNALTPAQQAKMSQRHGAMSLAELKSSMQSAYAGGASARGADAQAGQLDKDALAAVDIKVINTGLSATLFNAPNPPPRVMKQTIFNSAITENHSDSGKFAVIEGQPHNNVHNSIGGLMGEFLSPIDPIFWLHHANVDRLWTVWTAEQNARGQSPFPSSDEGQAFDTEEYLFFVQPDGRPVADDISAGLYMTPAAFDYTYGGGTQIMAESEAMVSMQDNGYILETTVSSQALRPGAPATASVQPREEAMVAGEETAITPQDGVANVVFTPVDGARHRYRLYLTGEGETPDLSLDGADYVGTFAFFGDPHAIEPTPITISLANWIAANGDRLSGPLVLHFDAVPENVETMELAVTPGSLNSASLQFF from the coding sequence ATGTCCAATACACCTTTTACGATCGATCGCCGCGGTGCGATGGGCTCAGCGCTGGCAGCAGGCATTGCGCTGACTTTACCCGGTTGCGCCGATGCGGAAGCGGAGGCCGAGACCGAAGAACTCGCCAGCACGACCGCGACCTACACACGCTACAGCGTCTTTAGTCCGGAAGGGCAGGCGCAGCTGGCAACCTATGCCGAAGCCATCACGGCCATGCTTGCGCTGCCTGCCACTGATCCGCGTAATTGGTATCGCCAGGCGATGATCCATTTGATCGATTGCCCGCATGGCAATTGGTGGTTCTTCAATTGGCACCGCCCATTCTTGGGCTATTTCGAGCAGATCTGCCGGGAAGTGACGGGAGACCAGACTTTCGCGCTGCCTTATTGGGACTGGACCGCGAACCCCGAATTGCCGCCCGAATTCTATGGACCGACGACCGCGCCAAACGCGCTCGATCCGACCAGCAGCCTGTTCTACGCGGATAGCGCGACATTCATGAGCAACATGGATGCGGCGGTCGATGCGTTCTGGAACGCATTGACACCGGCGCAGCAGGCAAAGATGTCGCAAAGGCACGGTGCGATGAGCCTTGCGGAGCTCAAGTCCTCTATGCAATCGGCGTATGCCGGCGGGGCCTCTGCGCGCGGAGCTGACGCACAGGCGGGCCAGCTGGACAAAGATGCGCTTGCAGCCGTCGATATCAAAGTGATCAACACCGGTCTCTCGGCAACCTTGTTCAACGCTCCCAATCCCCCACCGCGGGTGATGAAGCAAACGATTTTCAATTCCGCCATCACCGAAAACCATAGCGACAGTGGCAAATTCGCGGTGATTGAAGGGCAGCCACACAACAACGTCCACAACAGCATCGGCGGGCTGATGGGGGAATTCCTGTCTCCCATCGATCCTATCTTCTGGCTGCACCATGCCAATGTCGACCGGCTATGGACGGTTTGGACGGCAGAGCAGAACGCGCGGGGGCAATCGCCCTTCCCGTCCAGCGATGAAGGTCAGGCCTTTGATACGGAGGAGTACCTGTTCTTCGTGCAGCCTGATGGCAGGCCGGTTGCTGACGACATTTCGGCGGGTCTCTACATGACGCCCGCCGCCTTCGATTATACCTATGGTGGCGGCACGCAGATCATGGCGGAAAGCGAGGCGATGGTGTCCATGCAGGACAATGGGTACATTCTCGAAACGACTGTCTCCTCGCAGGCATTGCGACCGGGTGCGCCCGCCACCGCTTCTGTCCAGCCGCGCGAAGAAGCGATGGTGGCAGGCGAAGAGACGGCGATCACTCCGCAGGATGGTGTGGCAAATGTCGTCTTCACGCCCGTCGATGGCGCGCGTCACCGCTATCGCCTTTACCTGACTGGCGAAGGCGAGACGCCCGATCTCTCGCTCGATGGAGCCGACTATGTCGGGACTTTCGCTTTCTTCGGCGATCCGCATGCCATCGAGCCGACGCCCATCACGATCTCGCTCGCCAACTGGATCGCCGCGAATGGAGACCGCTTGTCCGGCCCGCTGGTGCTGCATTTCGATGCTGTGCCGGAGAATGTGGAGACGATGGAACTGGCGGTCACGCCAGGTTCGCTCAATTCGGCAAGCCTGCAGTTCTTCTGA
- a CDS encoding cation:proton antiporter → MESQALTIALVGVLGIGAQWVAWRTGWPAIVLMLAAGFIVGPIFGYFGYRLLDPEGAFGELLEPMVAIGVALILFEGGLSLDFRELKKYGGGVWRLVLIGAPVGWFIGSLAAYYIAGLVWPVAILFAGILIVTGPTVVIPLLRQSAVQQRPAALLRWEAIVNDPIGALCAVIAYEYFRVTVQDGGTAFEVVPWIAGAAIASGVIGWGAAKAIAWSFPRGYVPEYLKVPVLLVAVVGVFVLCNKIEHEAGLVAVTVMGIALANMHVSSLRSIHPFKQNIAVLLVSGIFILLSASLDLTELTYLNPLTQSGFRLYMFLLALLFLVRPLTILISLLGSSVPWNERLFLAWIAPRGIVLVAISGLFALRMNELGYGDGSILIGLSFAVVVVTIVAHGFTVNMVAKLLGVKGASRPGLLIAGATPWTIALAERLHKLDTPVMIVDSSWQRLKPARSAGLPTYHGEILNEATEHNLDLTPFQSLVAATDNEAYNALVCAEFAPEIGTDKVYQLGEGADEDDHRAIPASLRGRALFSSGWGVDEVQQRQSEGWVFRHTKLSEQFVLEDALNTLPESADMLMLMKPDGELQFFTHAAAPEPQPGDAIISFSPPREKSEERIAKQSAKKTEKAKRGPNPDSDPDSDPEPQPA, encoded by the coding sequence ATGGAATCACAGGCGCTCACAATCGCCCTCGTCGGCGTTCTCGGCATTGGCGCACAATGGGTCGCATGGCGTACGGGCTGGCCCGCTATCGTGCTTATGCTGGCCGCCGGCTTCATCGTCGGCCCGATCTTCGGCTATTTCGGTTACCGGCTGCTGGATCCGGAAGGGGCCTTCGGCGAATTGCTGGAGCCGATGGTGGCCATTGGCGTGGCGCTGATCCTGTTCGAAGGCGGGCTCAGCCTCGATTTCCGCGAACTGAAGAAATATGGCGGCGGTGTCTGGCGATTGGTGCTGATCGGAGCGCCGGTGGGCTGGTTCATCGGCTCGCTCGCGGCCTATTACATCGCCGGACTGGTGTGGCCGGTGGCCATCCTGTTTGCCGGGATCCTGATTGTGACGGGGCCCACCGTGGTCATTCCGCTGCTGCGGCAATCGGCAGTGCAGCAGAGGCCGGCCGCGCTCCTGAGATGGGAAGCGATCGTCAACGATCCCATCGGTGCGCTCTGCGCCGTCATCGCTTACGAATATTTCCGCGTCACCGTGCAGGATGGCGGGACGGCTTTTGAAGTCGTGCCTTGGATTGCAGGCGCTGCCATCGCTTCCGGCGTCATCGGTTGGGGCGCGGCAAAGGCCATCGCGTGGAGCTTCCCGCGCGGCTATGTGCCCGAATATCTGAAAGTGCCGGTGCTGCTCGTCGCCGTGGTCGGCGTCTTCGTGCTGTGCAACAAGATCGAGCATGAAGCAGGGCTTGTTGCGGTGACCGTGATGGGCATCGCGCTCGCCAATATGCATGTGTCCAGCCTGCGCAGCATCCACCCGTTCAAGCAGAACATCGCTGTGCTGCTGGTGTCGGGCATCTTCATCCTGCTCTCGGCCTCGCTGGACCTGACAGAGCTGACTTATCTCAACCCGCTCACCCAATCGGGCTTCAGGCTCTACATGTTCCTGCTCGCCCTGCTGTTCCTGGTGAGGCCGCTCACGATCCTCATTTCGCTCCTCGGCAGTTCGGTGCCGTGGAACGAGCGCCTCTTCCTCGCGTGGATTGCGCCGCGCGGTATCGTGCTGGTTGCCATCAGCGGTCTTTTCGCACTGCGCATGAACGAGCTTGGCTATGGTGATGGATCGATTCTGATCGGCCTGAGCTTCGCCGTGGTCGTCGTGACCATCGTTGCGCATGGCTTCACGGTAAACATGGTGGCGAAACTGCTCGGCGTGAAAGGCGCAAGCCGACCGGGCTTGCTGATCGCCGGGGCAACGCCGTGGACGATCGCTCTCGCAGAGCGCCTGCACAAGCTCGATACGCCGGTGATGATCGTCGATTCCTCATGGCAGAGATTGAAGCCTGCGCGCAGCGCCGGCCTGCCAACCTATCACGGGGAAATCCTCAATGAGGCGACCGAGCACAATCTCGACCTGACGCCTTTCCAGTCGCTTGTCGCTGCGACCGACAATGAAGCGTACAATGCGCTCGTCTGCGCGGAGTTTGCGCCCGAAATCGGTACCGACAAGGTCTATCAATTGGGCGAAGGTGCGGATGAGGACGATCACCGCGCCATCCCTGCAAGCTTGCGTGGCCGTGCGCTGTTTTCCTCTGGCTGGGGTGTCGACGAAGTGCAGCAGCGCCAGAGCGAAGGCTGGGTGTTCCGTCACACGAAGCTGTCCGAGCAATTCGTGCTGGAGGATGCGCTGAACACGCTGCCAGAATCCGCCGATATGCTGATGCTGATGAAGCCCGATGGCGAGCTGCAATTCTTTACCCACGCCGCCGCGCCTGAGCCGCAACCGGGTGATGCGATCATCTCCTTCTCACCGCCGCGTGAGAAGAGTGAGGAGCGCATCGCAAAGCAAAGCGCGAAGAAAACCGAAAAGGCCAAGCGAGGCCCCAACCCGGATAGCGATCCCGATAGCGATCCCGAACCGCAGCCTGCCTGA
- the pgmG gene encoding phosphoglucomutase/phosphomannomutase PgmG — MSHNFHPTSLREYDIRGIIGETLGPDDARAIGRGFGTLLVRDIGDGRKPMVAVGYDGRVSSPILEHALVEGLTSSGCDVRCIGMGATPMLYYAEASAEEVDGGIQITGSHNPANYNGFKMVFRGRPFFGADIQRLGEMAAAGDWVDGAGSVEKVEILDEYVDNMLGALAGIDTAALDGLTVAWDAGNGAAGPALEKLAAKLPGTHHLLFTEVDGNFPNHHPDPTVEANLADLKAVVAEKSCDFGIAFDGDGDRIGAIDGEGRVIWGDQLLMIYAEDLLGKLPNSTIIADVKASRALFDHVETHGGKPLMWKTGHSLIKSKMKETSSPLAGEMSGHVFFADDYYGFDDALYAGVRLLAASARLGKSVTQLRSEMPAMLNTPEMRFQVDETRKFAAIDEVTARMTGDDVPEGVEVNATDGVRVTTEDGWWLLRASNTQDVLVARAESDTEEGLERLMGQIDEQLALSGLERGESVGH, encoded by the coding sequence ATGTCTCACAATTTCCACCCGACATCGCTGCGCGAATATGACATTCGCGGGATTATTGGCGAAACGCTTGGCCCTGACGATGCGCGCGCGATCGGCCGCGGTTTCGGCACGCTGCTCGTCCGCGATATTGGCGACGGCCGGAAGCCGATGGTGGCTGTGGGCTATGATGGCCGCGTCAGCTCGCCGATCCTCGAACACGCGCTGGTGGAAGGGCTGACATCGAGCGGCTGCGACGTGCGCTGCATCGGCATGGGCGCAACGCCGATGCTCTATTACGCGGAAGCCTCAGCCGAAGAGGTAGATGGCGGCATTCAGATAACTGGCAGCCACAATCCCGCCAATTACAATGGCTTCAAGATGGTATTTCGGGGCCGCCCGTTCTTCGGGGCGGACATCCAGCGGCTCGGCGAAATGGCTGCAGCCGGTGATTGGGTCGATGGCGCCGGGAGTGTCGAGAAAGTCGAGATCCTCGATGAGTATGTCGACAATATGCTCGGCGCGCTCGCCGGTATCGATACTGCCGCGCTCGATGGCCTTACCGTCGCGTGGGATGCGGGGAATGGCGCTGCCGGTCCGGCTCTGGAGAAGCTCGCCGCGAAGCTGCCGGGCACGCACCATTTGCTGTTCACTGAAGTCGACGGAAACTTTCCCAATCATCACCCTGATCCCACTGTCGAGGCGAACCTTGCGGACCTGAAGGCCGTGGTCGCCGAGAAGTCCTGCGACTTCGGAATTGCCTTTGACGGCGATGGCGACCGGATCGGCGCGATCGACGGCGAAGGCCGCGTTATCTGGGGTGATCAACTACTGATGATTTACGCCGAGGACCTCCTCGGGAAACTACCTAATTCGACCATTATCGCCGATGTGAAGGCCAGCCGCGCGCTGTTCGATCATGTCGAAACCCACGGTGGCAAGCCACTTATGTGGAAGACCGGCCACTCGCTGATTAAGTCCAAAATGAAGGAAACTTCTTCTCCGTTGGCAGGCGAAATGAGCGGCCACGTGTTCTTCGCGGACGATTACTACGGTTTCGACGATGCGCTGTATGCCGGCGTCCGCCTGCTTGCGGCATCGGCGCGGCTCGGCAAATCGGTGACGCAATTGCGCAGTGAAATGCCCGCGATGCTCAACACGCCCGAAATGCGTTTCCAGGTCGACGAGACCCGCAAATTCGCCGCGATCGACGAAGTGACCGCGCGGATGACCGGTGACGACGTGCCGGAAGGTGTGGAGGTCAACGCCACCGATGGCGTGCGTGTCACGACCGAAGACGGCTGGTGGCTGCTGCGCGCTTCCAACACGCAGGATGTCCTCGTCGCCCGCGCCGAAAGCGACACCGAGGAAGGCCTCGAACGGCTGATGGGCCAGATCGATGAACAATTGGCGCTGAGCGGCCTCGAACGCGGCGAAAGCGTGGGACACTAA
- a CDS encoding DUF2059 domain-containing protein, with the protein MMKALFGTAGMALALAAQPVLAQDNYQETQEAETADAFAALGAMFEAEPLTAEQEARLPTARRIIDLFIPEGTFGEMMGGAVGGILGPMAEMEQDPRDALDQALGYMAPTEEMDDESVIATLDIVDPIWRDRQAAEMAAAEQMMVRMGEVMEPMMREVMTELYAIYFTQAQLEDIEAFFQTDTGTVFARESWSMSSDPRIMARMFSNEAMWEQMLDFEGLEEQLAGVAEPRNYADLQSEERARVMELTGMTEEQLRYALEPSISIPAAEAPEDAQ; encoded by the coding sequence ATGATGAAGGCGCTTTTCGGAACCGCTGGCATGGCGCTGGCACTCGCGGCGCAGCCCGTGCTCGCGCAGGACAATTATCAGGAGACGCAGGAAGCTGAGACGGCCGACGCCTTCGCAGCCCTCGGCGCGATGTTTGAAGCGGAACCGCTGACCGCCGAACAGGAAGCGCGTCTTCCCACCGCACGCCGCATCATCGATCTCTTCATCCCCGAAGGCACTTTTGGCGAAATGATGGGCGGCGCGGTCGGCGGTATCCTCGGACCTATGGCCGAAATGGAGCAGGACCCGCGCGATGCGCTCGACCAGGCGCTCGGCTATATGGCCCCCACCGAAGAGATGGATGACGAAAGCGTCATCGCCACGCTCGATATCGTCGATCCGATCTGGCGCGACCGGCAGGCTGCGGAAATGGCCGCGGCGGAGCAGATGATGGTGCGCATGGGCGAAGTGATGGAGCCGATGATGCGCGAAGTCATGACAGAGCTTTACGCCATCTATTTCACGCAGGCTCAGCTCGAAGATATCGAGGCATTTTTCCAGACCGACACCGGCACGGTGTTCGCCCGCGAAAGCTGGTCCATGTCGAGCGATCCGCGCATCATGGCCCGCATGTTCAGCAATGAGGCGATGTGGGAGCAGATGCTCGATTTCGAGGGACTGGAAGAGCAGCTCGCAGGCGTGGCAGAGCCCCGCAACTATGCTGATCTGCAATCCGAAGAGCGTGCACGGGTGATGGAACTGACGGGAATGACGGAAGAGCAGCTGCGGTATGCGCTCGAGCCGAGCATCTCGATTCCTGCCGCCGAAGCGCCCGAGGATGCACAGTAA
- a CDS encoding DUF4403 family protein — MSMRWGAILTLLAAMLLSACSNDIEVEPPPRVEDQPVLGNQTSTMQVPLQISLDEVQRALEARTPRRLWRMNERRSDCIPATRVNPLGLEFNVTPNIACTIIGEANRGRIRLTGSGNRLTIRVPVNATLRAEDIGDIISGETADASAAVVLHARLSMTDNWGMRADLDLDYSWSEEPGIDFLGQRINFTERVDEELDTVIRDIERELERTFARISARPLVEDAWQKGFTTVSLNAENPPAWLRITPQRLGVTGYNVQGRQLSVNVALEAQTETVIGERPEPAQPGPLPAMARDFTGDGVQVAVPVIVDYAQLEPVLLRELGEFAEGGITLPRIGVVDATFSDVEVYATQDRRLAVGINASVTPREGVAARYGEAEGQIWLTGEPYNAPNSAVITIRNLAIHGDTDRNTVDLLIALFADEQVRSAIEAALVGDFTRDYDRIIADAREAVSELETDGVTLNLTIDEVRHGRVRATGAGLFLPVEVQGSGRLNASIN, encoded by the coding sequence ATGAGCATGCGGTGGGGCGCGATCCTGACTCTGCTCGCTGCCATGCTGCTTTCGGCATGCAGCAATGATATCGAAGTCGAACCGCCGCCCCGTGTCGAAGACCAGCCGGTGCTCGGCAATCAGACATCGACGATGCAGGTGCCGCTGCAAATCTCGCTCGACGAGGTACAGCGCGCGCTCGAAGCCCGCACCCCGCGTCGCCTGTGGCGTATGAATGAACGGCGCAGCGATTGCATTCCGGCCACTCGCGTGAACCCGCTCGGGCTGGAATTCAACGTCACTCCCAATATCGCCTGCACCATCATCGGCGAGGCGAACCGCGGCCGTATCCGCCTGACAGGCAGCGGCAATCGGCTCACCATCCGTGTGCCGGTCAATGCTACGCTGCGCGCCGAGGATATTGGCGACATCATCAGCGGCGAGACGGCAGATGCCTCGGCCGCTGTCGTGCTGCATGCGCGCCTTTCGATGACGGACAATTGGGGCATGCGCGCCGATCTCGATCTCGATTATTCGTGGAGCGAGGAGCCGGGCATCGACTTCCTTGGCCAGCGGATCAATTTCACCGAGCGCGTCGATGAAGAGCTCGATACTGTCATTCGCGATATCGAGCGTGAGCTGGAGCGCACCTTTGCGCGTATTTCCGCGCGGCCGCTCGTCGAGGATGCGTGGCAGAAGGGCTTCACCACCGTATCGCTCAATGCCGAAAACCCGCCAGCCTGGCTGCGCATAACTCCGCAGCGATTAGGCGTCACAGGCTATAATGTGCAGGGGCGCCAGCTCAGCGTGAATGTGGCGCTTGAAGCGCAAACCGAGACGGTGATCGGCGAGCGGCCCGAGCCTGCCCAGCCCGGCCCGCTGCCAGCCATGGCGCGCGACTTTACGGGCGACGGCGTGCAGGTCGCAGTGCCCGTGATCGTGGATTACGCGCAGCTGGAGCCGGTGCTGCTGCGTGAGCTGGGTGAGTTTGCAGAAGGCGGCATCACCCTGCCGCGCATCGGCGTGGTCGATGCCACATTCAGCGATGTAGAGGTTTACGCCACGCAGGATCGCAGGCTGGCGGTTGGCATCAATGCCAGTGTGACCCCGCGCGAAGGCGTGGCCGCGCGCTACGGCGAGGCGGAAGGGCAAATATGGCTGACAGGCGAGCCCTATAATGCGCCCAACAGCGCCGTCATCACGATCCGAAATCTCGCCATTCACGGCGATACCGATCGCAACACCGTCGACCTGCTGATCGCCCTGTTCGCGGATGAGCAGGTGCGCAGCGCCATCGAAGCCGCGCTGGTGGGCGATTTCACCCGCGATTACGATCGCATCATTGCCGATGCGCGCGAAGCGGTGAGCGAGCTCGAGACCGATGGTGTTACGCTCAACCTCACTATTGACGAGGTTCGCCATGGCAGAGTGCGCGCGACTGGCGCTGGCCTATTCCTGCCGGTGGAAGTGCAAGGAAGCGGCAGGCTGAACGCCTCGATCAACTGA
- a CDS encoding molecular chaperone DnaJ yields the protein MMRLIVLVAVGLIAYRWIVGRWPWQPKISTRNQAIFRARRLLGVEAGANRADIMAAHKRLIAMVHPDRGGSNDQVHEANAARDLLLDELPHEVR from the coding sequence ATGATGCGCCTGATCGTCCTCGTCGCGGTGGGCCTCATTGCCTATCGCTGGATTGTCGGGCGCTGGCCGTGGCAGCCAAAGATTTCGACACGCAATCAGGCGATCTTCCGCGCCCGTCGCCTGCTCGGTGTGGAGGCAGGGGCCAACCGAGCCGATATCATGGCCGCGCACAAGCGTCTGATCGCGATGGTCCACCCGGACCGGGGCGGCTCTAACGACCAGGTCCATGAAGCGAATGCCGCGCGGGATTTGCTGCTGGATGAGTTGCCCCACGAAGTGCGCTAA
- a CDS encoding OmpA family protein translates to MMIRKTTMKIRTARSLTSALALAMGALALSACEVRRDGTEEDPAADPTEEPVAGETGAGATPTPSPTPTETGSIIREDLATDAPEESEPAEPIEVVIPMPGGAEVDAAAQRVLVNVLSSDAMDEDWPIVLGGHTDSSGNDQANLRASRARAEAVAAWLVEYGVDDDRIEVIAFGEQNPIAPNALPDGSENEQGRRRNRRVDLRIAPPARPNPSPTPSASRTPAD, encoded by the coding sequence ATGATGATACGGAAGACCACGATGAAAATCCGCACTGCCCGATCCCTGACCTCTGCATTGGCGCTCGCTATGGGCGCGCTGGCGCTGTCCGCCTGCGAAGTGCGCCGCGACGGGACGGAGGAAGATCCTGCTGCGGACCCGACTGAGGAGCCCGTCGCTGGCGAGACCGGCGCAGGTGCAACGCCCACGCCGTCACCCACCCCCACCGAAACCGGTTCGATCATTCGCGAAGACCTGGCCACCGATGCACCTGAAGAAAGCGAGCCCGCAGAACCCATCGAAGTTGTCATCCCGATGCCTGGCGGTGCCGAGGTCGATGCCGCTGCCCAGCGTGTGCTGGTGAATGTCCTGTCGAGCGACGCGATGGACGAGGATTGGCCTATCGTTCTCGGCGGACACACTGACTCCTCGGGCAATGACCAAGCGAACCTGCGTGCCTCGCGCGCCCGCGCCGAAGCGGTGGCCGCGTGGCTGGTCGAATATGGTGTCGATGATGACCGTATCGAGGTGATCGCGTTCGGGGAGCAGAACCCCATCGCGCCCAATGCCCTGCCCGATGGTTCCGAAAACGAGCAGGGCCGCCGGCGCAATCGCCGTGTCGACCTGCGCATTGCACCGCCCGCACGGCCAAACCCCAGCCCCACGCCCAGCGCGTCGCGAACACCTGCTGACTGA
- a CDS encoding adenine phosphoribosyltransferase — MGPDELKGLIRTVPDFPKSGIQFRDITTLLAHGEGLAGSIQALAALARDLEADAVAGIEARGFIFGTALALELGLGFIPLRKAGKLPVETIGEDYALEYGTARLELDPTLVSDGERVLLIDDLLATGGTAIAGAHLLRRAGAIVDHALFVIDLPELGGASALAEEELTTHCVMAFEGH, encoded by the coding sequence TTGGGTCCTGACGAACTCAAGGGCCTGATCCGCACGGTTCCGGATTTCCCCAAATCCGGCATCCAGTTTCGCGATATCACCACGCTCCTCGCCCATGGCGAGGGGCTGGCTGGCTCCATCCAGGCATTGGCGGCGCTCGCGCGCGATCTCGAGGCTGACGCGGTTGCCGGTATCGAAGCGCGAGGCTTCATCTTCGGCACGGCGCTCGCGCTGGAGCTTGGCCTCGGTTTCATCCCGCTGCGCAAGGCCGGAAAGCTGCCCGTCGAAACCATTGGTGAAGATTACGCGCTGGAATATGGCACAGCGCGGCTCGAGCTCGATCCCACACTGGTGAGCGATGGCGAGAGAGTTCTGCTGATAGACGATTTGCTGGCAACCGGCGGAACGGCGATTGCCGGAGCCCATCTCTTGCGGCGCGCTGGTGCCATAGTCGACCACGCGCTCTTCGTGATCGACTTGCCCGAATTGGGCGGTGCGAGCGCGCTGGCTGAAGAGGAATTGACCACACACTGCGTCATGGCTTTTGAAGGCCATTGA